From a single Nitrogeniibacter mangrovi genomic region:
- the flgJ gene encoding flagellar assembly peptidoglycan hydrolase FlgJ — MNGMPINTLDPKAMGDLKRLARENNPEAVKAAARQFESLFLAMVLKTMRASVQGSGLMDNESTKLYQGLLDQQLAANMAASGGTGLANALMRQLGGDQTPAAPTQEQIDRGFDIATVIRRPSVTAGGSVPPVDTSARSAAIREATTIAPTPAEISSDAAAFVREVWPHAQAASRETGIPAHFMIAQAALETGWGKYQLRNAAGQPSHNLFNIKAGSRWQGDTVAVAATEYVDGRAVTEPSKFRAYGSYAESFRDYARLISSNPRYAQVLGQQDAAGFARELQAAGYATDPRYAEKLTNIINSPTLRDAFPG, encoded by the coding sequence ATGAACGGCATGCCGATCAACACCCTCGACCCGAAGGCCATGGGCGACCTCAAGCGGCTCGCCCGCGAGAACAACCCCGAGGCCGTCAAGGCCGCCGCGCGTCAGTTCGAATCCCTGTTCCTGGCCATGGTGCTCAAGACCATGCGCGCCTCGGTGCAGGGCAGCGGCCTGATGGACAACGAATCCACCAAGCTCTACCAGGGCCTGCTCGACCAGCAGCTGGCGGCCAACATGGCAGCCAGCGGCGGTACCGGGCTGGCCAACGCCCTGATGCGCCAGCTCGGCGGGGATCAGACACCGGCCGCGCCCACGCAGGAACAGATCGACCGGGGCTTCGACATCGCCACCGTCATCCGCCGTCCGAGTGTCACCGCGGGCGGATCGGTGCCGCCGGTGGACACGAGTGCCCGTTCTGCGGCCATCCGCGAGGCGACCACCATTGCGCCGACGCCGGCGGAGATCTCCAGCGACGCGGCCGCCTTCGTGCGCGAGGTGTGGCCTCACGCCCAGGCCGCCAGCCGCGAGACCGGCATCCCGGCGCACTTCATGATCGCCCAGGCGGCCCTGGAGACCGGCTGGGGCAAGTACCAGCTGCGCAATGCCGCCGGCCAGCCCAGCCACAACCTGTTCAACATCAAGGCCGGCAGCCGCTGGCAGGGCGACACCGTGGCGGTGGCCGCCACCGAATATGTGGACGGGCGCGCGGTGACCGAGCCGTCGAAATTCCGCGCCTACGGCTCCTACGCCGAGTCCTTCCGCGACTATGCGCGCCTGATCAGCAGCAATCCGCGCTACGCCCAGGTGCTCGGCCAGCAGGACGCGGCCGGTTTTGCCCGCGAACTGCAGGCGGCCGGCTACGCCACCGATCCGCGCTACGCGGAAAAGCTCACCAACATCATCAACAGCCCCACGCTGCGCGACGCCTTCCCGGGCTGA